From the Spiroplasma alleghenense genome, one window contains:
- a CDS encoding family 1 glycosylhydrolase, translating to MSKNPFLKASEWGWQIDHQGIRYTMNDLYSHYNLPLVVTENGIGVVESLDNNNEIHDDYRIDYLSQHINEMSKAINEDVVEVLGYTLWIPIDVISHGTSEMSKRYGLIYVDQDDLGQGTKKRFKKDSFYWYQKLIKSNGENV from the coding sequence CTGAGTAAAAATCCATTTTTAAAAGCTTCAGAATGAGGATGACAAATTGATCATCAAGGAATTCGTTATACTATGAATGATTTGTACTCCCATTATAACTTACCATTAGTGGTGACTGAAAACGGTATTGGAGTTGTTGAGAGTTTAGATAATAATAATGAAATCCATGATGATTATCGAATTGATTATTTAAGTCAACATATTAATGAAATGAGTAAAGCTATTAATGAAGATGTAGTAGAGGTTTTAGGCTATACTTTATGAATTCCAATTGATGTAATCTCTCATGGAACTAGTGAAATGTCAAAACGTTATGGTTTAATTTATGTTGACCAAGATGATTTAGGACAAGGTACTAAAAAACGTTTTAAAAAAGATAGTTTTTATTGATATCAAAAACTAATTAAATCAAATGGGGAGAATGTTTAG
- a CDS encoding glucose PTS transporter subunit IIA produces the protein MKVIKLYAPCDGEINDITAMDDEVFSSKSLGDGFCITPSSNTFYPVFKSGTIPMIFETKHAIYFQNEDINLLMHIGIDTVKLNGQGFSTHKEVGEKFKLTDKIVDVDLKLLKNKNISSQTALVIEEDILKKYQLTKTLTSGVVKAGTLIGQLTLEADDVSLKKSALKAKIINQAASDFLKQVGGPENFSDYRNCLTRLRFTIIDKNLVDSEAISQNRLVKGLVWNGSELQIVIGSEVRKVKNAIDELMNHGSKTITNQGKTKIVWYRRLLQFVVAVVVPCLPLMFYTGLSSGVAALFQQLGWAKPGWEGLGDLDPFSAFLIINSRVGFMLLGVFFGYTTAKYFNANPILALLICLTLSSRLLFGVEWPIIANVFGERNISWKGYENSVLIYIIAVIGYAYLNRWVEKWMPDSVSNIFTPIVSVGVTISVAFFVVGPFVTLFEELLAKGVLVSLKIPFGIGPLIVAFLLQPLVLTGAHLALSTIVMQSMINTGEASIYFVCVGLAAFGQGGAVLGAAIRSKDLAFKRNAYGIFPIATFFGITEPALYAITLPKGKPFVSACTAAGIGGFIAGLLNLEMNNYTGNGVFSALGFNSIANIWIYLALGFGVVGLALVFTLLTYRERPDEFKSVVYLNKHLKNQVKENNQVTLDALNEISLTIQAKQEFINQIENNIILGQKNQEKLNKVNKTQTSSKTSITSEKNQILLTTLENQALSIKNDLDLQLKELTTCQNQWIGEINNLIDSLEFKNEKVKTKVVKKYENKIKSLNLNYGV, from the coding sequence GTGAAAGTAATTAAATTATATGCTCCCTGTGATGGGGAAATTAATGATATCACCGCAATGGATGATGAAGTCTTTTCTAGCAAAAGTTTAGGGGATGGTTTTTGTATAACTCCGTCAAGTAATACTTTCTATCCAGTATTTAAATCAGGAACTATTCCAATGATTTTTGAAACTAAACACGCCATTTATTTTCAAAATGAAGATATTAATTTATTAATGCATATTGGAATTGATACTGTTAAATTAAATGGTCAAGGTTTTTCAACTCACAAAGAAGTTGGTGAAAAATTCAAATTAACTGATAAGATTGTTGATGTTGATTTAAAGCTTCTCAAAAATAAAAATATATCTTCACAAACTGCCTTAGTAATTGAAGAAGACATTTTAAAAAAATATCAACTAACTAAAACATTAACCAGTGGAGTTGTTAAGGCTGGAACCCTGATTGGTCAGTTGACTTTAGAAGCTGATGATGTAAGTCTTAAGAAATCTGCTCTTAAAGCCAAAATAATTAATCAGGCAGCAAGTGACTTTTTAAAACAAGTTGGAGGTCCAGAGAATTTTAGTGATTATCGTAACTGTTTAACAAGATTAAGATTCACAATTATAGATAAAAATTTAGTTGATAGTGAAGCTATAAGTCAAAACCGATTAGTTAAGGGTTTGGTATGAAACGGTAGTGAACTACAAATTGTTATTGGATCTGAGGTTCGTAAAGTTAAAAACGCAATTGATGAATTAATGAATCACGGCAGTAAAACTATTACCAATCAAGGGAAAACCAAAATTGTTTGGTATCGTCGTTTACTACAATTTGTAGTAGCAGTTGTTGTACCATGTTTACCATTAATGTTTTACACCGGACTGAGTAGTGGGGTGGCTGCTTTATTTCAACAACTGGGATGAGCCAAACCAGGATGAGAAGGACTTGGTGATTTAGATCCTTTCTCAGCTTTCCTAATCATTAACTCAAGAGTTGGATTTATGCTACTTGGAGTATTCTTTGGATACACCACTGCTAAATATTTCAATGCCAATCCCATTCTAGCTTTATTAATTTGTTTAACTCTATCAAGTCGTTTATTATTTGGAGTTGAATGACCTATTATTGCAAATGTGTTTGGGGAAAGAAATATTAGTTGAAAAGGATATGAAAATTCAGTATTAATTTATATTATCGCTGTTATTGGTTATGCTTATCTAAATCGATGAGTAGAAAAATGAATGCCTGACAGTGTCTCAAATATTTTTACTCCAATTGTCAGTGTTGGGGTAACTATTAGTGTTGCCTTCTTTGTAGTAGGACCATTTGTAACATTATTTGAAGAACTATTAGCAAAAGGGGTTTTGGTATCTTTAAAAATTCCTTTTGGAATTGGACCACTAATTGTTGCCTTCTTATTACAACCATTAGTATTAACTGGAGCTCATTTAGCTTTATCAACAATTGTAATGCAGTCAATGATTAATACTGGTGAAGCTTCAATCTACTTTGTCTGTGTGGGACTAGCAGCCTTTGGTCAAGGGGGAGCGGTTCTAGGAGCTGCAATTCGCAGTAAAGATTTAGCTTTCAAAAGAAATGCTTATGGAATTTTTCCGATTGCAACATTCTTTGGAATTACCGAACCAGCATTATATGCCATAACATTGCCAAAAGGAAAACCATTTGTTAGTGCTTGTACAGCTGCTGGAATTGGTGGTTTCATTGCTGGATTACTAAATTTAGAAATGAACAATTATACTGGTAATGGGGTTTTCTCGGCTTTAGGATTTAATAGCATTGCAAACATTTGAATTTATTTAGCCTTAGGATTTGGAGTCGTTGGTTTAGCCTTGGTATTTACATTATTAACTTATCGTGAACGACCAGATGAATTCAAAAGTGTAGTTTACTTAAATAAACATTTAAAAAATCAAGTTAAAGAAAATAATCAAGTAACTTTAGATGCTTTAAATGAAATTAGCTTAACAATTCAGGCTAAACAAGAATTCATTAACCAAATAGAAAATAACATTATCTTAGGACAAAAAAACCAAGAAAAACTTAACAAAGTTAATAAAACTCAAACTAGTTCAAAAACATCAATAACTAGTGAGAAAAATCAAATTTTGCTAACCACTTTAGAAAACCAGGCTTTGAGTATAAAAAATGATTTGGATTTGCAATTAAAGGAATTAACAACTTGTCAAAATCAATGAATTGGGGAAATCAATAACTTGATTGACTCGCTAGAATTTAAAAATGAAAAAGTTAAAACTAAAGTAGTTAAAAAATATGAAAATAAAATTAAGTCTTTAAATTTAAACTATGGAGTTTAA
- a CDS encoding glycoside hydrolase family 1 protein, translated as MKELKKNFLWGAGIAANQAEGFTNVDGKGISTADAWPIDKNFDVNNVIEGITMTKEKIAKYLDPKNDYYFPKRNGIGFYQTYKEDIKILSELGLKVFRMSIAWTRIFPNGDEKEPNQAGLKYYENIVNECLKYNIKVLFTLQHNEIPLGIAQNYGGWANKKVIDFFVNYALVVMNKFKGKVNYWVPFNEFNHLGFDNTAIYDDTKDLINESYNAFHNQFVANAKVIQLGKQIDANNQFGTMLGWMLSYPLTCHPKDVLENYQKMQKENYFFADVFLKGQYPWYTEKLFSDLKVKLRTTPQELELIKNYTADFIGFSYYSSGTATFREDEKVTGGNVMATGVNEYLEKTAWGWQVDPVGLKIAMLDLYDRYAKPLFILENGMGVKEDNPDLKMINDTYRIKYLSDHIEQIKSAVADGVECLGYVTWSAIDIISFSTHQMSKRYGLIYVDQDDYGNGTKSRIKKASFEWYKKVIKSNGDTTIKED; from the coding sequence ATGAAAGAATTAAAAAAGAATTTTTTATGAGGAGCTGGAATAGCTGCCAATCAAGCTGAGGGATTTACCAATGTTGATGGTAAAGGAATCTCAACAGCAGATGCTTGACCAATTGATAAGAACTTTGATGTCAATAATGTCATTGAGGGAATTACGATGACCAAAGAAAAAATTGCTAAGTACTTGGATCCCAAAAATGATTACTACTTTCCAAAGCGTAATGGAATTGGTTTCTACCAAACTTACAAAGAGGATATTAAAATATTATCGGAGTTAGGATTAAAAGTATTCAGGATGTCAATTGCTTGAACAAGAATTTTTCCTAACGGAGATGAAAAAGAACCAAATCAAGCGGGTTTAAAATATTATGAAAATATTGTCAACGAGTGTTTGAAATATAACATTAAAGTTTTATTCACTCTCCAACATAATGAAATCCCTTTAGGGATTGCGCAAAACTACGGGGGTTGAGCTAACAAAAAAGTAATTGATTTCTTTGTTAACTATGCTTTGGTGGTAATGAATAAATTTAAAGGTAAGGTTAATTACTGGGTACCATTTAATGAATTTAATCATTTGGGTTTTGATAATACTGCTATTTATGATGACACCAAAGATTTAATAAATGAATCTTACAATGCCTTTCATAATCAGTTTGTTGCTAACGCTAAAGTAATTCAATTAGGAAAACAAATTGATGCTAATAATCAATTTGGAACTATGTTAGGATGAATGCTATCATATCCACTAACTTGTCATCCCAAAGATGTTTTAGAAAATTATCAAAAAATGCAAAAAGAAAACTATTTTTTTGCCGATGTCTTTTTGAAGGGACAGTACCCATGATATACAGAAAAACTTTTCAGTGATTTAAAAGTTAAACTAAGAACTACACCACAAGAGTTGGAATTAATAAAAAATTATACTGCTGACTTTATTGGTTTTAGTTATTATTCGTCAGGAACTGCAACTTTTAGAGAAGATGAAAAAGTAACTGGGGGAAATGTTATGGCCACTGGGGTTAATGAGTACTTAGAGAAAACCGCATGAGGTTGACAAGTGGATCCAGTTGGTTTAAAAATTGCCATGTTAGATTTATATGATCGTTATGCCAAACCTTTATTTATTTTAGAAAATGGTATGGGGGTTAAGGAAGACAATCCTGATTTGAAAATGATTAATGATACTTACAGAATTAAGTATTTATCAGATCACATTGAACAAATAAAATCAGCAGTCGCTGATGGGGTTGAGTGTCTTGGTTATGTAACTTGAAGTGCTATTGATATTATCTCGTTTTCAACACATCAAATGTCAAAACGATATGGCCTGATTTACGTTGACCAAGATGATTATGGCAATGGTACTAAATCTCGAATCAAAAAAGCTTCGTTTGAATGATACAAAAAAGTAATCAAGTCAAATGGAGATACCACAATTAAGGAGGACTAG
- a CDS encoding MurR/RpiR family transcriptional regulator — MREVLEDLNKYKNLDKNTLYKTVAAFILKNSNQVSEMSISDIAAGCFTNKSSITRFCQSLGFQGYKDFSFVLKLEIEKITLNQNKIITPTSSDEIFKEFHQTFIKQINSINSQINKIVNLAEAIMKASDIYLLSSYENINVSEGLNEYLLSIDKPCWNPKNKKTFSFVVEKMQAPDLMIIYVSGVDNEYLMKVFESLHFKENVFVVCSQSQSQKFSNLQAEKIIIIDPTDSRFDSNYKEIYFNYINQQIINIINSKITRASEPAFLL, encoded by the coding sequence ATGAGAGAAGTACTAGAAGATTTAAATAAATACAAGAATCTTGATAAAAACACACTTTACAAAACTGTGGCTGCTTTTATTTTGAAAAATTCAAATCAAGTAAGTGAAATGAGTATTTCAGATATTGCTGCAGGTTGCTTTACTAATAAATCTTCAATTACTAGATTTTGTCAGAGTTTAGGATTCCAAGGCTATAAAGATTTCTCTTTTGTTTTAAAATTAGAAATTGAAAAAATCACTTTGAATCAAAACAAAATTATTACCCCAACTTCAAGTGATGAAATCTTTAAAGAATTCCATCAAACATTTATAAAACAAATTAATAGCATCAATTCACAAATTAATAAAATAGTAAATTTAGCTGAAGCAATCATGAAGGCTAGTGATATTTATTTATTATCAAGTTATGAAAATATAAATGTCAGTGAGGGTTTGAATGAGTACTTATTATCAATTGATAAACCATGTTGGAATCCCAAAAACAAAAAGACTTTTTCATTTGTTGTTGAAAAAATGCAAGCCCCTGACCTAATGATAATTTATGTTTCTGGAGTTGATAATGAGTACTTAATGAAAGTTTTTGAAAGTTTGCACTTTAAGGAAAATGTTTTTGTAGTCTGTTCTCAATCACAATCTCAAAAGTTTTCAAACTTACAAGCAGAGAAAATAATTATTATCGACCCAACCGATTCTCGCTTTGACAGCAATTATAAAGAAATATATTTTAACTATATAAATCAACAAATAATTAATATCATAAATTCAAAAATAACTAGAGCAAGCGAACCAGCTTTCCTGCTCTAG
- a CDS encoding MIP/aquaporin family protein, with amino-acid sequence MSSLNTYFLSEFIGSFLLVAIGNGIMANTFLKDSYGRNTKSNLLPIAFGWACGITIGIVVGLMIGGVSHLNFAITFLFICMGWLNYFSSYWLIIIFLIAQVLGYICGQLVVILIYWINMKATAKSEEAFYLKMSFCTASKNNNNVFSFMSEFLATIIFLLVYVFIIFNFNDVLDPRASFIFTFIAVLAIGLSFSGTTGSAISPTRDLTMRLMYHLLPIKDKIKADWKYAWIPVAAPLTAATIMGVSFLFIL; translated from the coding sequence ATGTCAAGTTTAAATACATATTTTTTAAGTGAATTTATTGGTAGTTTTTTACTTGTAGCAATTGGTAATGGAATAATGGCTAACACATTTTTAAAAGATTCTTATGGAAGAAATACAAAGTCTAATTTATTGCCGATTGCTTTTGGTTGAGCTTGTGGTATAACTATTGGAATTGTAGTTGGGTTAATGATTGGTGGAGTTAGTCATTTAAATTTTGCTATTACATTTTTGTTTATCTGCATGGGATGATTAAATTACTTTTCATCATATTGATTGATAATTATATTTTTAATAGCCCAAGTATTGGGATATATTTGTGGTCAACTTGTAGTCATATTAATATATTGAATCAATATGAAAGCTACTGCCAAATCTGAAGAAGCCTTTTATTTGAAAATGAGTTTTTGCACTGCTTCAAAAAATAACAATAATGTTTTTAGTTTTATGTCAGAATTTCTAGCAACAATTATATTCTTGTTAGTTTATGTTTTTATAATTTTCAACTTCAATGATGTTTTAGATCCCCGCGCTTCTTTTATCTTTACTTTTATTGCGGTTCTAGCAATTGGTCTATCATTTTCAGGAACAACCGGTTCTGCAATTTCACCAACTAGAGATTTAACGATGCGATTAATGTATCATTTATTACCAATAAAAGATAAAATAAAAGCAGATTGAAAATACGCATGAATTCCAGTCGCAGCCCCTTTAACAGCTGCCACAATAATGGGCGTCAGTTTTCTATTTATTTTATAA
- a CDS encoding family 1 glycosylhydrolase: protein MSGGWNGIGVVDSLDKNNEIHDDYRIDYLSQNINEMSKAINEDKVDVLGYTLWTQIDVIPHGTIEMSKLYGLIYIDQDDFWDGNKKLFKKDFFHWYQKII from the coding sequence ATTAGTGGTGGCTGAAACGGTATTGGAGTTGTTGATAGTTTAGATAAGAATAATGAAATCCATGATGATTATCGAATTGATTATTTAAGTCAAAATATTAATGAAATGAGTAAAGCTATTAATGAAGATAAGGTAGATGTTTTAGGTTATACTTTATGGACTCAAATTGATGTAATCCCTCATGGAACTATTGAAATGTCGAAACTTTATGGTTTAATTTATATAGACCAAGATGATTTTTGAGATGGAAACAAAAAGCTTTTTAAAAAAGATTTTTTTCATTGATATCAAAAAATAATTTAA